Proteins encoded in a region of the Pocillopora verrucosa isolate sample1 chromosome 11, ASM3666991v2, whole genome shotgun sequence genome:
- the LOC131789794 gene encoding copine-3-like isoform X1, whose product MAAECVTRVELHISCRGLLDRDTTSKSDPLCALYIQDSLGKWVEYARTEKIQNNLNPDFAKGIVVDYYFEMVQKLKFSVYDVDNETSSLGDDDALGDMECNLGQVVSKKSFASTLQINGRQVGTINVYAEELKGGNEIVNLTFRATNLDNKDFLGKSDPFLQLSKLKSDGGTLLVHRTEVVKNNLNPSWMSFSIALATLCGGDYDAPIRIGCYDWDEDDDNDLIGCVDITLRSLIDSKESGKGLDLVNSKKKQKKKGYVNSGVLYVSQCNITKLYTFLDYVMGGCQINFTVGIDFTASNGDPRNAQSLHFLHSHEPNEYVKALVAVGEVCQDYDTDKFFPALGFGAKIPPGMQVSHEFPLNFNPTNPYCHGIQEIVLAYQNCIRQVQLYGPTNVAPIINHVIRFAERAGQENTASQYYVLLLLTDGVLSDMAETKAAIVKASRLPMSVIIVGVGQADFKDMDELDADEGRLRSGHNYAERDIVQFVPFRDFKSQPPAVLAKHVLAEIPKQVQEHFNKRGLAPVQSNGPEPPYLGGL is encoded by the exons ATGGCAGCAGAGTGTGTTACTCGAGTCGAGTTGCACATCTCTTGTAGAGGTTTGCTCGACAGGGACACAACTTCAAAATCCGATCCACTGTGTGCTTTGTATATTCAAGATTCACTTGGAAAGTGGGTTGAG TATGCTAGGACTGAAAAAATCCAGAATAACCTTAATCCAGATTTTGCTAAAGGAATTGTGGTGGACTACTACTTTGAGATGGTTcagaaactgaaattttcagTTTACGATGTGGATAACGAGACCAGTTCACTGGGAGATGACGATGCTCTGGGTGATATGGAGTGTAATCTTGGGCAG GTGGTTTCAAAGAAGTCCTTTGCAAGCACACTACAAATCAATGGAAGGCAAGTGGGAACCATTAAT GTATATGCAGAAGAATTAAAAGGTGGAAATGAAATAGTTAACCTTACTTTCAGGGCAACAAACCTAGACAACAAG GACTTTCTGGGCAAATCTGATCCCTTTTTACAATTGTCCAAACTGAAAAGTGATGGTGGAACTTTGCTTGTTCATCGCACTGAG GTTGTCAAGAACAACCTCAATCCATCATGGATGTCTTTTAGCATCGCGCTGGCAACTCTGTGTGGTGGAGACTATGATGCACCAATTAGG ATTGGCTGTTACGACTGGGATGAGGATGACGATAATGATTTGATTGGTTGTGTGGACATCACTCTTCGATCTCTGATTGACAGTAAAGAGTCAGGG AAAGGACTTGACTTAGTCAATTCCAAgaaaaagcagaagaaaaagGGCTATGTGAACTCAGGAGTACTGTATGTGTCTCAATGCAAT aTAACCAAACTTTACACATTCCTAGACTATGTCATGGGAGGATGTCAAATTAACTTTACA GTTGGTATTGACTTCACAGCATCCAATGGTGATCCACGCAATGCCCAGTCTCTTCATTTTTTGCATTCTCATGAACCCAATGAGTATGTCAAGGCTCTAGTAGCTGTTGGTGAAGTTTGTCAAGACTATGATAC TGATAAATTTTTCCCAGCGTTAGGATTTGGGGCCAAAATACCACCAGGCATGCAG GTTTCCCACGAGTTTCCTTTGAACTTCAACCCGACTAATCCATATTGTCATG GCATCCAAGAAATTGTTCTTGCATATCAGAATTGCATTCGCCAAGTGCAGCTGTATGGCCCAACCAATGTGGCGCCGATCATCAATCACGTGATTAGATTTGCTGAGCGAGCAGGCCAGGAAAACACAGCATCG CAATACTACGTGCTTTTACTGTTGACGGATGGCGTGTTATCAGACATGGCGGAAACAAAGGCCGCCATAGTAAAGGCTTCTCGCCTTCCCATGTCCGTGATTATTGTAGGAGTTGGACAGGCTGACTTCAAAGACATGGATGAACTTGACGCTGATGAAGGACG GTTACGATCTGGGCATAATTATGCGGAAAGGGACATCGTCCAGTTTGTACCATTCAGGGACTTCAAATCC CAACCTCCAGCAGTCCTGGCCAAACACGTGTTAGCAGAAATCCCTAAACAAGTCCAGGAACATTTCAACAAACGTGGCCTCGCCCCCGTGCAGTCAAACGGACCTGAACCACCCTACTTGGGGGGtctttaa
- the LOC131789794 gene encoding copine-3-like isoform X2 gives MAAECVTRVELHISCRGLLDRDTTSKSDPLCALYIQDSLGKWVEYARTEKIQNNLNPDFAKGIVVDYYFEMVQKLKFSVYDVDNETSSLGDDDALGDMECNLGQVVSKKSFASTLQINGRQVGTINVYAEELKGGNEIVNLTFRATNLDNKDFLGKSDPFLQLSKLKSDGGTLLVHRTEVVKNNLNPSWMSFSIALATLCGGDYDAPIRIDCYDYDDDGSHDFIGSTNASMRQLIETKQSGKGLDLVNSKKKQKKKGYVNSGVLYVSQCNITKLYTFLDYVMGGCQINFTVGIDFTASNGDPRNAQSLHFLHSHEPNEYVKALVAVGEVCQDYDTDKFFPALGFGAKIPPGMQVSHEFPLNFNPTNPYCHGIQEIVLAYQNCIRQVQLYGPTNVAPIINHVIRFAERAGQENTASQYYVLLLLTDGVLSDMAETKAAIVKASRLPMSVIIVGVGQADFKDMDELDADEGRLRSGHNYAERDIVQFVPFRDFKSQPPAVLAKHVLAEIPKQVQEHFNKRGLAPVQSNGPEPPYLGGL, from the exons ATGGCAGCAGAGTGTGTTACTCGAGTCGAGTTGCACATCTCTTGTAGAGGTTTGCTCGACAGGGACACAACTTCAAAATCCGATCCACTGTGTGCTTTGTATATTCAAGATTCACTTGGAAAGTGGGTTGAG TATGCTAGGACTGAAAAAATCCAGAATAACCTTAATCCAGATTTTGCTAAAGGAATTGTGGTGGACTACTACTTTGAGATGGTTcagaaactgaaattttcagTTTACGATGTGGATAACGAGACCAGTTCACTGGGAGATGACGATGCTCTGGGTGATATGGAGTGTAATCTTGGGCAG GTGGTTTCAAAGAAGTCCTTTGCAAGCACACTACAAATCAATGGAAGGCAAGTGGGAACCATTAAT GTATATGCAGAAGAATTAAAAGGTGGAAATGAAATAGTTAACCTTACTTTCAGGGCAACAAACCTAGACAACAAG GACTTTCTGGGCAAATCTGATCCCTTTTTACAATTGTCCAAACTGAAAAGTGATGGTGGAACTTTGCTTGTTCATCGCACTGAG GTTGTCAAGAACAACCTCAATCCATCATGGATGTCTTTTAGCATCGCGCTGGCAACTCTGTGTGGTGGAGACTATGATGCACCAATTAGG ATTGATTGCTATGACTACGATGATGATGGAAGCCATGATTTTATTGGCTCAACCAATGCCTCTATGCGGCAACTGATAGAGACAAAACAATCTGGG AAAGGACTTGACTTAGTCAATTCCAAgaaaaagcagaagaaaaagGGCTATGTGAACTCAGGAGTACTGTATGTGTCTCAATGCAAT aTAACCAAACTTTACACATTCCTAGACTATGTCATGGGAGGATGTCAAATTAACTTTACA GTTGGTATTGACTTCACAGCATCCAATGGTGATCCACGCAATGCCCAGTCTCTTCATTTTTTGCATTCTCATGAACCCAATGAGTATGTCAAGGCTCTAGTAGCTGTTGGTGAAGTTTGTCAAGACTATGATAC TGATAAATTTTTCCCAGCGTTAGGATTTGGGGCCAAAATACCACCAGGCATGCAG GTTTCCCACGAGTTTCCTTTGAACTTCAACCCGACTAATCCATATTGTCATG GCATCCAAGAAATTGTTCTTGCATATCAGAATTGCATTCGCCAAGTGCAGCTGTATGGCCCAACCAATGTGGCGCCGATCATCAATCACGTGATTAGATTTGCTGAGCGAGCAGGCCAGGAAAACACAGCATCG CAATACTACGTGCTTTTACTGTTGACGGATGGCGTGTTATCAGACATGGCGGAAACAAAGGCCGCCATAGTAAAGGCTTCTCGCCTTCCCATGTCCGTGATTATTGTAGGAGTTGGACAGGCTGACTTCAAAGACATGGATGAACTTGACGCTGATGAAGGACG GTTACGATCTGGGCATAATTATGCGGAAAGGGACATCGTCCAGTTTGTACCATTCAGGGACTTCAAATCC CAACCTCCAGCAGTCCTGGCCAAACACGTGTTAGCAGAAATCCCTAAACAAGTCCAGGAACATTTCAACAAACGTGGCCTCGCCCCCGTGCAGTCAAACGGACCTGAACCACCCTACTTGGGGGGtctttaa